In the Streptomyces sp. f51 genome, one interval contains:
- a CDS encoding geranyl diphosphate 2-C-methyltransferase, with protein sequence MTSTELTTATTAFIPGPASPYQEDIARYWDGEARPVNLRLGDVDGLYHHHYGIGDIDHAALGDTTDAGYESRLVSELHRLESAQAEVLLDHLGPIGRDDTLLDAGCGRGGSMVMAHQRFGCSVEGVTLSAKQAEFANRRALELGIEDHVRARVCNMLDTPLDSGQAAGSWNNESSMYVDLEDLFAEHSRVLSVGGRYVTITGCWNPRYGQPSKWVSQINAHFECNIHSRREYLRAMADNRLVPQAVIDLTPETLPYWELRATSSLVTGIETAFINSYKDGSFQYLLIAADRV encoded by the coding sequence ATGACCAGCACGGAACTCACCACCGCCACCACCGCGTTCATCCCCGGCCCCGCCTCGCCCTACCAGGAGGACATCGCCCGCTACTGGGACGGCGAGGCCAGGCCCGTCAACCTGCGTCTCGGTGACGTGGACGGGCTCTACCACCACCACTACGGAATCGGCGACATCGACCACGCGGCCCTCGGCGACACCACCGATGCCGGGTACGAGAGCAGGCTGGTCTCCGAACTCCACCGCCTGGAGTCGGCGCAGGCCGAAGTCCTCCTGGACCACCTCGGCCCCATCGGGCGGGACGACACCCTCTTGGACGCCGGCTGCGGACGCGGTGGCTCGATGGTCATGGCCCACCAGCGATTCGGGTGCAGTGTCGAGGGCGTCACCCTGTCCGCCAAGCAGGCGGAGTTCGCCAACCGTCGCGCCCTGGAACTCGGCATCGAGGACCACGTCCGGGCTCGTGTGTGCAACATGCTCGACACCCCGCTCGACAGCGGACAGGCGGCCGGCTCGTGGAACAACGAGTCGAGCATGTACGTCGACCTGGAGGACCTCTTCGCCGAACACTCCCGTGTCCTGTCGGTCGGCGGGCGTTACGTCACCATCACCGGCTGCTGGAACCCGCGTTACGGGCAGCCGTCGAAGTGGGTCTCCCAGATCAACGCGCACTTCGAGTGCAACATCCACTCCCGTCGGGAGTACCTGCGCGCCATGGCGGACAACCGGCTGGTGCCGCAGGCCGTCATCGACCTCACGCCCGAGACCCTGCCGTACTGGGAACTGCGGGCCACGTCCTCGCTGGTCACGGGCATCGAGACGGCGTTCATCAACTCGTACAAGGACGGCTCCTTCCAGTACCTCCTGATCGCGGCCGACCGCGTCTGA
- a CDS encoding glycoside hydrolase family 16 protein, which produces MTTVPARHTWLIGLVLAACTMLLAAPQPAHASSWGTPQTVNSWNVISGRWTANNELETYTPDCVWYDGDTLMIKTYNAGGQVYYSGRVESKALYGYGTYSFTANMPSGQGLLPAVWAAYLNPWLPEIDAAEIVGSNPNTVYQTFHDTSNAQTQWAATNAGGWTNSFHVYSFSWWPDHIDFWVDGAFQGTKWYTTAPGVGMHFIVNTAVGGDWPGNPNSSTWATADGARYLKVSAITYTPYYP; this is translated from the coding sequence ATGACGACAGTCCCCGCACGACACACATGGCTCATAGGCCTCGTGCTCGCCGCCTGCACGATGCTGCTCGCGGCGCCGCAACCCGCGCACGCCAGTTCCTGGGGCACCCCCCAAACCGTCAACTCCTGGAACGTCATCAGCGGCCGCTGGACGGCCAACAACGAGCTGGAGACCTACACGCCCGACTGCGTCTGGTACGACGGCGACACGCTGATGATCAAGACCTACAACGCGGGCGGCCAGGTCTACTACTCCGGCCGCGTCGAGTCGAAGGCCCTGTACGGCTACGGCACCTACAGCTTCACCGCGAACATGCCCAGCGGACAGGGGCTGCTCCCCGCGGTGTGGGCGGCCTATCTGAACCCCTGGCTCCCCGAGATCGACGCCGCCGAGATCGTCGGATCCAACCCCAACACCGTCTACCAGACCTTCCACGACACCAGCAACGCGCAGACCCAGTGGGCCGCGACCAACGCGGGGGGCTGGACCAACAGCTTCCACGTCTACTCGTTCAGCTGGTGGCCCGACCACATCGACTTCTGGGTGGACGGCGCCTTCCAGGGGACCAAGTGGTACACCACCGCTCCGGGCGTCGGCATGCACTTCATCGTCAACACCGCGGTCGGCGGCGACTGGCCGGGCAACCCGAACTCCTCGACCTGGGCCACCGCGGACGGGGCCCGCTACCTCAAGGTATCCGCGATCACGTACACCCCGTACTACCCCTGA
- a CDS encoding cold-shock protein has protein sequence MASGTVKWFNSEKGFGFIEQDGGGPDVFAHYSNISGNGYRELVEGETVSFDVTQGQKGPQAENIVRG, from the coding sequence ATGGCCAGCGGCACCGTGAAGTGGTTCAACTCCGAGAAGGGGTTCGGTTTCATCGAGCAGGACGGTGGCGGCCCGGACGTCTTCGCCCACTACTCGAACATCTCCGGCAACGGCTACCGTGAGCTGGTCGAGGGCGAGACCGTCTCCTTCGACGTCACCCAGGGCCAGAAGGGCCCCCAGGCGGAGAACATCGTCCGCGGCTGA
- a CDS encoding phosphatidylinositol-specific phospholipase C domain-containing protein codes for MTGPTNRRRFPLRPLAAPRTALLGTLSLFLAIGAAGAGGTTASASADDTNSLQLSGTTTSGIHNTYDPSAFTYLAQGLDTGTSMIELDVWDDFFTHEWKVSHSSLTSNGNNCVNASSAADLYTGGANKDLESCLDDVRVWLGAHPGHGPLIIKLEMKAGFQANFGMSPAKLDQSITAHLGSLVYKPNDLLNKPGGGQYATLDEAAKAGNWPTRAQLAGKVLLEVIPGTVEEGNPTDSLWTDKEYATYLRDLHTAGTTAQANIFPSVHNAASGDPRTRYSDTTLRPWFVAFDGDASAYVNNGIDTSWYDTNHYLLFMTDSQNVSPALDDVSPSASDASARVALLAKAHATVASNDWRGLPDVQSLVLPRG; via the coding sequence GTGACCGGCCCGACCAACCGCCGTAGATTTCCCCTCCGCCCGCTCGCGGCACCGCGCACCGCGCTGCTCGGCACCCTGAGTCTGTTCCTGGCGATCGGTGCCGCCGGAGCCGGAGGCACCACCGCCTCCGCGTCCGCCGACGACACGAACTCGCTCCAGTTGTCCGGCACGACCACGTCAGGAATCCACAACACGTACGACCCCAGCGCGTTCACCTATCTCGCGCAGGGCCTCGACACCGGTACCTCGATGATCGAGCTGGACGTCTGGGACGACTTCTTCACGCACGAGTGGAAGGTCAGCCACAGCAGCCTGACGAGCAACGGCAACAACTGCGTCAACGCCTCCTCGGCCGCGGACCTGTACACCGGCGGCGCCAACAAGGACCTGGAGAGCTGCCTGGACGACGTCCGGGTGTGGCTCGGCGCGCACCCGGGCCACGGGCCGCTGATCATCAAGCTGGAGATGAAGGCCGGCTTCCAGGCCAACTTCGGGATGAGCCCGGCCAAGCTGGACCAGTCGATCACGGCGCACCTGGGCAGCCTGGTCTACAAGCCGAACGACCTTCTGAACAAGCCCGGCGGCGGACAGTACGCCACCCTGGACGAGGCGGCCAAGGCCGGGAACTGGCCGACGCGGGCGCAGTTGGCGGGCAAGGTTCTCCTGGAGGTCATTCCCGGCACGGTGGAGGAGGGCAACCCGACCGACTCCCTGTGGACGGACAAGGAGTACGCGACCTACCTGCGGGACCTGCACACCGCGGGCACGACCGCGCAGGCGAACATCTTCCCCTCGGTCCACAACGCCGCGTCGGGCGACCCGCGCACGCGCTACTCGGACACGACGCTGCGCCCCTGGTTCGTCGCCTTCGACGGTGACGCGTCCGCCTACGTCAACAACGGCATCGACACGAGCTGGTACGACACCAACCACTACCTGCTGTTCATGACGGACTCGCAGAACGTGTCGCCGGCCCTCGACGACGTCAGCCCGTCGGCGTCCGACGCCTCGGCACGGGTCGCACTGCTGGCCAAGGCGCATGCCACGGTCGCGTCGAACGACTGGCGCGGCCTGCCGGACGTGCAGTCGCTGGTCCTGCCGCGCGGCTGA
- a CDS encoding peptidoglycan-binding domain-containing protein — translation MTRIGPHFGGPPTMKFKRTLATVGAAAAITAGLFTLGPAAQAAMPSCTDYTIYYSGDFYAKYPVGADGSNFCSLRSGASGRQVYYLQETLNYCYGQDLGTIDGQFGPKTAAALARVQRSLGIDADGVYGPQTRDKIKWHWMTLEASNHCTTLYDAHAH, via the coding sequence ATGACTCGCATCGGACCGCACTTCGGGGGACCACCCACCATGAAGTTCAAGCGCACGCTCGCCACCGTCGGCGCGGCCGCCGCCATCACCGCCGGCCTGTTCACGCTCGGCCCGGCCGCGCAGGCCGCCATGCCGAGCTGCACGGACTACACCATCTACTACAGCGGCGACTTCTACGCGAAGTACCCCGTGGGCGCCGACGGCAGCAACTTCTGCTCCCTGCGCTCGGGTGCCAGTGGCCGGCAGGTGTACTACCTCCAGGAGACCCTGAACTACTGCTACGGCCAGGACCTCGGAACGATCGACGGCCAGTTCGGCCCGAAGACGGCCGCCGCCCTCGCCCGCGTCCAGCGGTCGCTCGGCATCGACGCCGACGGCGTCTACGGCCCGCAGACCCGGGACAAGATCAAGTGGCACTGGATGACCCTTGAGGCCAGCAACCACTGCACCACCCTGTACGACGCCCACGCGCACTGA
- a CDS encoding peptidoglycan-binding domain-containing protein, whose amino-acid sequence MGDGHSKNATAVWCVQHLVNDYRRRAGSAAIAEDSVWGPQTRNAVYDFQANTDNTGPADGVVGPLTGRGLLNYDATDRFAGHGYCYGYLPTPSGY is encoded by the coding sequence GTGGGTGACGGCCACAGCAAGAACGCCACCGCCGTGTGGTGCGTACAGCACCTCGTCAACGACTACCGCCGCCGCGCGGGCAGCGCCGCCATCGCGGAGGACAGCGTCTGGGGCCCGCAGACCAGGAACGCGGTCTACGACTTCCAGGCCAACACGGACAACACCGGCCCCGCCGACGGCGTCGTCGGGCCCCTGACCGGACGCGGCCTGCTGAATTACGACGCCACAGACCGCTTTGCCGGACACGGCTACTGCTACGGCTACCTGCCGACCCCGTCGGGCTACTGA
- a CDS encoding DUF4328 domain-containing protein has translation MPRWQARFAGGALAAFGLVSLAVALTAWYKYRLLAGASVSGPYVDNPWVEVDTYFRNLVGWRTGLLFLALLQFSVWLAGMRDVADVLWREGQRRRRAWLLFGWVIPVAQLFVPKMFVNDLWAASRPKGRRHRGHPLLTAWWLSVLATANGYGHGLEDLKKAADVDEARHALRQMMIGESLHVCVAVLSIIVVWQLVRRLERAVAMTPTDVPPADTAAPAPA, from the coding sequence TTGCCGCGTTGGCAGGCCAGGTTCGCCGGCGGGGCCCTGGCCGCGTTCGGTCTCGTGAGTCTGGCCGTCGCGCTGACGGCCTGGTACAAGTACCGGTTGCTCGCGGGAGCCTCGGTGTCGGGGCCGTACGTGGACAACCCGTGGGTCGAGGTCGACACCTACTTCAGAAACCTGGTGGGCTGGCGGACCGGGCTGCTGTTCCTGGCCCTGCTCCAGTTCAGCGTCTGGCTCGCCGGGATGCGTGATGTCGCGGACGTGCTCTGGCGTGAGGGTCAGCGTCGGCGCAGGGCGTGGCTGCTCTTCGGCTGGGTGATACCCGTGGCGCAGCTCTTCGTCCCCAAGATGTTCGTCAACGACCTCTGGGCCGCCTCCCGGCCGAAGGGGCGGCGCCACCGTGGACACCCCCTGCTCACGGCCTGGTGGCTCTCCGTCCTGGCCACTGCCAATGGGTACGGCCATGGTCTCGAGGACCTGAAGAAGGCCGCCGACGTGGACGAGGCGCGTCATGCCCTGCGGCAGATGATGATCGGCGAGAGCCTGCACGTCTGCGTCGCCGTGCTGTCGATCATTGTGGTCTGGCAACTCGTCCGCAGGCTGGAGCGCGCCGTCGCGATGACGCCCACCGACGTCCCCCCGGCGGACACGGCGGCTCCCGCACCCGCGTGA
- a CDS encoding methyltransferase domain-containing protein — MRELVNTAQSRAWNGDEGRHWSEHHDRWNAINEGFNASLVAAAGIGPEDRVLDIGCGVGQTTRLAARTAVRGSALGLDLSGPMLDRARLLATEEGLGNIGFEQGDAQVHPLAEATFDVALSRFGVMFFADPVAAFGNIARALRPGGRLAFVCMSDPARCEWAQAHGAVSAALPSVPRPSGDSAGPGMFSLADPVVVRTVLGKAGFDDVRTEAVDALGNFGRNADDAAGHLLGSGPGRHLVEQLESAGDQDGAQRVQAALRDALTPYEQPTGVRMLTAAWLVTAVRR; from the coding sequence ATGCGCGAGCTCGTCAACACCGCACAGTCCCGGGCCTGGAACGGCGACGAGGGCCGGCACTGGAGCGAGCACCACGACCGCTGGAACGCCATCAACGAGGGGTTCAACGCTTCCCTCGTCGCCGCGGCCGGAATCGGCCCCGAGGACCGCGTGCTCGACATCGGCTGCGGGGTCGGTCAGACCACGCGACTCGCCGCCCGCACCGCCGTCCGGGGATCCGCCCTGGGTCTGGACCTGTCCGGCCCCATGCTCGACCGGGCGCGCCTGCTGGCCACCGAGGAGGGCCTGGGCAACATCGGTTTCGAACAGGGCGACGCCCAGGTGCATCCCCTGGCCGAGGCCACGTTCGACGTGGCCCTGAGCCGTTTCGGCGTCATGTTCTTCGCGGATCCCGTCGCCGCGTTCGGCAACATCGCCCGCGCCCTGCGCCCCGGCGGACGGCTCGCGTTCGTGTGCATGAGCGACCCCGCCCGCTGCGAATGGGCCCAGGCGCACGGGGCGGTGAGCGCGGCTCTGCCTTCCGTGCCGCGGCCGTCCGGCGACTCGGCCGGCCCGGGCATGTTCTCGCTCGCCGACCCGGTGGTCGTGCGGACGGTTCTCGGGAAGGCCGGGTTCGACGACGTACGCACCGAAGCCGTCGACGCGCTCGGGAATTTCGGGCGGAACGCCGACGACGCGGCCGGGCACCTGCTCGGGTCGGGACCGGGGCGGCACCTGGTGGAGCAGCTCGAATCCGCGGGCGACCAGGACGGAGCACAGCGCGTACAGGCCGCTCTCCGCGACGCTCTCACCCCGTACGAACAGCCGACGGGTGTACGGATGCTGACTGCGGCCTGGCTGGTCACGGCCGTCCGCCGGTGA
- a CDS encoding TetR/AcrR family transcriptional regulator produces MPKSAEGDREEPMSPRGVAIPDVRERLFAAAERVLAREGTAGLTNRSVTEEAGCAKGLLYNHFTDLDDFVAQLVLDRFARIAAEVGPLPDRAGSGAVHDNLTVAALAMLGTNGPAIAAAAVSRHEVAQRVARSWAEGAPGPGAVEDATTRYLEAEQRLGRVAPDADCPMLALALTGTVHHLLMHPGPPQQDTAALIRRLVTALVPLPDESTASR; encoded by the coding sequence GTGCCGAAGAGTGCCGAAGGCGACCGGGAGGAACCGATGTCACCGCGCGGAGTTGCGATCCCCGATGTCAGGGAGCGGCTGTTCGCCGCGGCGGAGCGCGTGCTGGCGCGGGAGGGCACGGCCGGACTGACCAACCGGTCCGTCACGGAGGAGGCGGGCTGCGCGAAGGGCCTGCTCTACAACCACTTCACGGACCTGGACGACTTCGTTGCCCAACTCGTCCTGGACCGGTTCGCGAGGATCGCCGCGGAGGTGGGCCCGCTGCCCGACCGGGCGGGCAGCGGCGCGGTGCACGACAATCTCACCGTCGCGGCCCTCGCGATGCTCGGCACGAACGGCCCCGCGATCGCCGCGGCGGCCGTCTCGCGCCACGAGGTCGCGCAGCGCGTGGCCCGGTCCTGGGCCGAAGGTGCTCCCGGACCGGGCGCCGTCGAAGACGCGACGACCCGTTACCTCGAAGCCGAACAGCGACTGGGCCGGGTGGCCCCGGACGCCGACTGCCCCATGCTCGCGCTCGCCCTGACCGGCACGGTCCACCATCTGCTCATGCACCCGGGCCCACCACAGCAGGACACCGCCGCACTGATCCGCCGGCTGGTCACGGCCCTGGTCCCCTTGCCGGACGAGTCCACGGCGTCCCGCTGA
- a CDS encoding signal peptidase I yields MTDSVYVGNAGSDAALDRGWLLGHFKDAADPRHSEAVEIKWGVHPKGDERALWVTGEERTALLVLISGRFRVELPGRSVLLERQGDYVVWGRGVDHSWFAEEESVVLTVRWPSVPGYRATE; encoded by the coding sequence ATGACCGACAGTGTGTACGTGGGCAATGCGGGCAGTGACGCGGCACTGGACCGGGGGTGGCTGCTGGGGCACTTCAAGGACGCCGCCGATCCTCGGCACAGCGAGGCCGTGGAGATCAAATGGGGCGTCCACCCGAAGGGCGACGAGCGCGCTCTGTGGGTGACGGGTGAGGAGCGCACCGCCCTGCTGGTGCTCATCAGCGGGCGGTTCCGGGTGGAACTGCCCGGCCGCAGCGTCCTGTTGGAACGGCAGGGGGACTACGTCGTGTGGGGCCGGGGTGTCGATCACTCCTGGTTCGCGGAGGAGGAGTCGGTGGTCCTGACGGTCCGCTGGCCCTCCGTCCCGGGCTACAGGGCGACCGAGTAG
- a CDS encoding YbhB/YbcL family Raf kinase inhibitor-like protein encodes MTLLGRLLNNRRAGETHMAWHLPNLQGPEALNLTSEDFGHGRAMPLRNCAKTIGGDDVSPHLAWTPPPPGTAQLLLVVEDVDVPLIKPAVHCLALIDPAADHLDPGALAARKPAAGVRVLRSTIGRGYHGPGPIKGHGPHRYVFQLFALSSRLDGAPGSTPPDRTRPRVLLPAITASVLTRGRLTGTYER; translated from the coding sequence ATGACTCTGCTCGGCCGGCTCCTGAACAACCGCAGGGCGGGCGAGACCCACATGGCCTGGCACCTGCCGAACCTGCAAGGCCCCGAAGCGCTGAACCTCACCAGCGAGGACTTCGGCCACGGCCGGGCCATGCCGCTGCGGAACTGCGCGAAGACCATCGGCGGTGACGATGTGTCACCCCACCTGGCCTGGACCCCGCCGCCGCCCGGAACGGCTCAACTCCTGCTGGTCGTCGAGGACGTGGACGTCCCCCTCATCAAGCCCGCCGTGCACTGCCTCGCCCTGATCGACCCGGCGGCCGACCACCTGGACCCGGGCGCTCTCGCCGCACGGAAGCCCGCCGCGGGAGTGCGGGTGCTGCGGTCCACGATCGGGCGGGGATACCACGGCCCCGGGCCCATCAAGGGCCATGGTCCGCACCGCTACGTCTTCCAACTGTTCGCTCTCTCAAGCCGCTTGGACGGCGCGCCCGGCTCGACACCGCCGGACCGGACCCGGCCCCGCGTTCTCCTGCCCGCCATCACCGCGTCCGTCCTCACCCGCGGCCGGCTGACCGGCACGTACGAACGCTGA
- a CDS encoding isochorismatase family protein — MTLTTIDPASALVVIDLQKGIVSAHADRPVIAAVERAARLAAEFRRHDLPVVLVNVTGRAPGRTEAGRTQARTEAGSTPARTEAVRSTGGAALPSDWADLVDELDVQPTDHLISKRRRSAFHDTGLDTLLRGLGVTQTVLAGISTSSGVESTARSASDHGYHVVLVTDAMSDPDADSHRHSVERVFPKLGETATTAEVIDMVGATR; from the coding sequence ATGACACTGACAACCATCGACCCCGCGTCCGCACTGGTCGTCATCGACCTGCAAAAGGGCATCGTCTCCGCCCACGCCGACCGTCCGGTCATCGCGGCCGTCGAGCGGGCGGCACGGCTGGCCGCCGAATTCCGGCGGCACGATCTGCCCGTGGTCCTGGTCAACGTCACCGGACGCGCGCCGGGACGCACGGAGGCCGGAAGAACGCAGGCACGTACGGAGGCCGGAAGCACGCCAGCACGTACGGAGGCCGTACGGTCCACGGGCGGCGCGGCGCTGCCGTCCGACTGGGCCGATCTCGTCGACGAACTCGACGTCCAGCCGACCGACCATCTGATCAGCAAACGACGGCGCAGCGCGTTCCACGACACCGGTCTCGACACCCTCCTGCGGGGCCTGGGCGTCACCCAGACCGTGCTGGCCGGCATCTCGACCAGTTCGGGCGTCGAGTCGACCGCACGCTCGGCCTCCGACCACGGCTACCACGTCGTCCTGGTCACCGATGCCATGAGCGACCCCGATGCCGACTCCCACCGTCACAGCGTCGAACGCGTCTTCCCCAAGCTCGGCGAGACCGCCACCACGGCCGAGGTCATCGACATGGTCGGGGCGACGCGATGA
- a CDS encoding MarR family winged helix-turn-helix transcriptional regulator: protein MSDDPHPDTVASALLAGISVLVRRVRQVPVEGGLTMPERTALSHLARSGATTSSALAREAQITAQAMGATLGALRDRGLVERRPDPNDGRRALLTVTEAGHQALKNKRNARAELIARALTGGTFSPTELEQLAAAAPLLERLAQNI from the coding sequence ATGAGCGATGATCCGCACCCCGACACAGTCGCCTCGGCCCTGCTGGCCGGCATCAGCGTGCTGGTGCGGCGGGTACGCCAAGTGCCCGTCGAAGGCGGGCTCACGATGCCCGAGCGGACAGCGCTGTCCCATCTGGCCCGCTCGGGTGCCACCACGTCGTCGGCGCTGGCCCGCGAAGCGCAGATCACCGCACAGGCCATGGGGGCGACACTCGGCGCGCTGCGAGACCGAGGTCTGGTCGAGCGTCGCCCGGACCCGAACGACGGCAGGCGGGCGCTGCTGACCGTGACCGAGGCCGGTCACCAGGCGCTGAAGAACAAGCGCAACGCGCGGGCCGAACTCATCGCCCGGGCCCTGACCGGCGGCACCTTCAGCCCGACGGAACTGGAGCAACTCGCCGCCGCCGCGCCGCTGTTGGAGCGACTGGCGCAGAACATCTGA
- a CDS encoding class I SAM-dependent methyltransferase, producing the protein MERAASRTAVLVCQGRAVADGRVAAGRFSDPLAVRLLSTEERVPVDEVRTGVPPEGWQARSRYEGVRACAEVMVPRTVAIDEALRARVTRQLVILGAGLDTRAWRLPELAGTDVWEVDHPASQRDKRARLAEAAQQLRGSEESGGPSAELPVVAGSVRFTPVDFSVDDLSAALDGAGHDPSVPTTWLWEGVVPYLTRAEVRATVAALAARSAPGSVLVLNYQAPSAKASVGRLLARVIGGAITSGEPWRSLWKPRRMAALLDEYGLRVVSDDDLQSLTHAFGGPARGRTSLRSGRVAVAESPDRED; encoded by the coding sequence ATGGAGCGTGCGGCGAGTCGGACGGCGGTACTGGTCTGCCAGGGGCGGGCCGTGGCGGACGGGAGAGTCGCCGCCGGCCGGTTCTCGGACCCGCTGGCGGTGCGGCTGCTGAGCACCGAGGAACGTGTCCCCGTGGACGAGGTGCGCACGGGAGTGCCGCCCGAGGGCTGGCAGGCGCGGTCGCGGTATGAAGGTGTACGGGCGTGCGCCGAGGTGATGGTGCCGCGTACGGTCGCGATCGACGAGGCCCTGCGCGCCCGCGTGACCCGGCAGCTCGTGATCCTGGGAGCCGGTCTGGACACGCGTGCGTGGCGTCTGCCCGAACTCGCGGGGACGGACGTGTGGGAGGTCGACCATCCGGCCTCCCAGCGCGACAAGCGGGCCCGCCTCGCCGAGGCCGCGCAACAGCTCCGAGGGTCCGAGGAGAGCGGTGGCCCGTCGGCCGAACTGCCGGTCGTGGCTGGTTCCGTGAGGTTCACGCCGGTCGACTTCTCCGTCGACGACCTCAGTGCGGCGCTGGACGGCGCCGGGCACGACCCCTCCGTACCGACGACGTGGCTGTGGGAAGGGGTCGTCCCCTACCTCACCCGCGCCGAGGTGCGCGCCACCGTGGCCGCGCTCGCCGCGCGGTCGGCCCCGGGCAGCGTCCTCGTCCTCAATTACCAGGCGCCTTCCGCGAAAGCGTCCGTGGGCCGGCTGCTGGCCCGAGTGATCGGCGGTGCGATCACCTCCGGCGAACCGTGGCGCTCGCTGTGGAAGCCCCGACGGATGGCAGCCCTTCTCGACGAGTACGGCCTGCGGGTGGTGTCCGACGACGACCTGCAAAGCCTCACCCATGCCTTCGGCGGCCCGGCGCGAGGGCGGACGTCCCTGCGATCGGGCCGCGTGGCCGTCGCCGAGAGCCCGGACCGCGAGGACTGA